TCCGGTGCCGCCCCTCCTCATCCTGCAGGAAACCGAAGCCGTCGCAGCCGATGACAGTCCCGGAATGCACGAGTACCCTCTCGCCCACCACCACATCGTGATAGAGCACCACCTGCGGCTCCAGCCTGCTGTCCGCGCCGACTGTGACGTTTTCGCCGACAAAACACTGGGCTTCCAGGTTCACCCCTGCGGCAAGGACGGCCCCGGCGCTGACGACACACTGGGGCCCAACGACGGCCTCCGGGTGGACAAAGGCACTCTCCTGCACCACGGCGGTAGGATGGATCCCACTGGGGACACCCCGCCGTGGGGCAAAGAGCGGGAGCAGATCGAGCAGACGTTCCCGGGGGGCATCGCATTCGACGCCGTCTTCACCCTCAGGTATCCAGCCGGGGCGCGTGAAGAGCGCCTCTCCGGGATGGATATCCTGCCGGGAGCGCTTGTCCCAGACAACTATCAGCGCTTCCGGTTGCTCGCAATCCAGCGGTGCCGCCACCTCGGCGACCACGCGGCTCCCCTTTCCCCGAACCACACCGCCGACC
This genomic stretch from Synergistales bacterium harbors:
- the lpxD gene encoding UDP-3-O-(3-hydroxymyristoyl)glucosamine N-acyltransferase; translation: VGGVVRGKGSRVVAEVAAPLDCEQPEALIVVWDKRSRQDIHPGEALFTRPGWIPEGEDGVECDAPRERLLDLLPLFAPRRGVPSGIHPTAVVQESAFVHPEAVVGPQCVVSAGAVLAAGVNLEAQCFVGENVTVGADSRLEPQVVLYHDVVVGERVLVHSGTVIGCDGFGFLQDEEGRHRKIPQIGNVVVEDEVEVGACCSIDRATMGSTRIGRGSIIDDHVHVGHNVQIGERCILVAFAGLAGSSKLGDDVVMAARSGTAPHVRVGSGTSVTALSGVMKDTPEGLTLSGFPARDHWVDHRARAHIRRLPEFSRRLRQLEAELKRLKGGESCGE